One Plectropomus leopardus isolate mb chromosome 1, YSFRI_Pleo_2.0, whole genome shotgun sequence DNA segment encodes these proteins:
- the caprin1a gene encoding caprin-1a isoform X2 — MPSAMIGNSAVQSAISDQGSGSNSEAMKQVLGVIDKKVRNMEKKKSKLDDCRARKSKGEQLNQDQLDALTKYQEITNNLEFARELQKSFLALGQEIQKTVKKTARREQLQREEMEQRRLKTVLEFQFLLDQLGDENVRQDLKRPDASGSPLLTDADLTTLDELYKLVGPDRNYDVRLTEQYEEASVHLWELLEGRDKAVAGTTYKSLKATLDKVLQSGYFDRAQTHQNGTCEEEEEQQEEQTVVTESNGGKQPSEPEGTATEKYTEQIQVETTEFVNRQFIPETTYSSADKDQVEEWTVEAQLVNSLQHQPPAQLVVEPTVTANHGTPPPAADPVVRKQAVQDLMAQMQGTYNFMQDSMLEFDGQALDPAIVSAQPMKPVQTVDLQQMGCPSVHSESRLPQTSVVSGPQESSQVFNLNAPVPPATDSQADPLKQPSQFPGGYGQGFSSQSESSVNQPDIPQETLQSVVGGFQPQDQVMPSAGSHEDSSPGAGFGQSGQSFYNSRAVPRGGPRNSRGMMNGYRGSSNGFRGGYDGYRPPFSNAPSSGYGQTQFNTSRDYSSNTYQREGYQQNYKRGAAQGPRGLSRGNAQTMRS, encoded by the exons ATGCCTTCAGCGATGATTGGCAACAGTGCTGTCCAGTCTGCCATTTCAGACCAGGGAAGTGGAAGTAATTCTGAGGCTATGAAGCAGGTTCTTGGAGTGATCGACAAGAAGGTTCGCaatatggaaaagaaaaag TCCAAACTGGATGATTGTCGGGCAAGGAAGAGTAAGGGAGAACAACTGAATCAGGATCAGCTG GATGCCTTGACAAAGTACCAAGAGATCACCAACAACCTTGAGTTTGCTCGAGAACTGCAGAAGAGCTTTCTGGCTTTGGGCCAAGAG ATTCAAAAGACAGTGAAGAAGACTGCGAGGCgggagcagctgcagagggaggagatgGAACAACGGCGGCTGAAGACAGTTTTGgagtttcagtttttactggACCAGTTGGGGGATGAGAACGTCAGGCAGGACCTTAAACGGCCTGATGCCTCTGGTTCCCCTTTGCTCACTGACGCTGACCTCACAACACTAGATGAGTTGTACAAACTTGTGGGACCTGATAGGAACTATGATGTCAG GTTGACTGAACAATATGAAGAGGCCTCAGTACACTTGTGGGAACTACTTGAGGGCCGAGACAAGGCTGTGGCAGGGAccacat ACAAGTCACTGAAGGCCACTCTGGACAAAGTGCTGCAGAGTGGTTACTTTGACAGAGCACAGACTCATCAGAATGGGAcgtgtgaggaggaggaggaacaacAAGAGGAGCAGACTGTTGTGACTGAGTCTAATGGTGGGAAGCAGCCATCAGAACCAG AAGGAACAGCTACTGAAAAATACACAGAGCAAATTCAAGTGGAAACCACAGAG tttgtaaacagacaGTTCATTCCAGAAACTACATACAGCAGTGCAGACAAAGACCAAGTGGAGGAGTGGACAGTGGAGGCACAG TTGGTGAATTCCCTCCAGCACCAGCCTCCTGCCCAGCTGGTTGTAGAACCAACCGTTACTGCGAACCATGGCACTCCCCCTCCAGCTGCTGATCCAGTGGTGAGGAAGCAGGCAGTGCAAGATCTTATGGCCCAGATGcaagggacatacaactttatgCAG GACTCCATGTTGGAGTTTGACGGCCAGGCTCTGGACCCAGCCATCGTGTCCGCTCAGCCGATGAAGCCTGTGCAGACTGTTGACCTGCAGCAGATGGGCTGCCCTTCAG TCCACTCAGAGTCCAGACTTCCTCAAACAAGTGTAGTATCTGGACCACAGGAATCCTCACAA GTATTTAATCTGAATGCACCCGTACCTCCAGCCACTGACAGCCAAGCAGATCCTCTGAAGCAGCCCAGCCAGTTTCCTGGTGGCTATGGACAAGGATTCAGCAGCCAGTCAGAGAGTTCTGTAAACCAGCCTGACATCCCACAGGAGACATTACAGTCGG TTGTTGGTGGGTTCCAGCCCCAAGACCAGGTCATGCCATCAGCAGGAAGCCATGAAGATTCCTCTCCAGGTGCAGGGTTCGGACAGTCAGGTCAGTCTTTTTACAACAGTAGGGCTGTGCCCAGAGGTGGACCCAGGAACAGCCGTGGCATGATGAATGGATACCGGGGCTCCTCCAATGGATTTAGAG GTGGATATGACGGCTATCGCCCTCCTTTCTCAAATGCTCCCAGCAGTGGTTATGGTCAAACCCAATTTAACACGTCTCGGGACTATTCCAGTAACACCTACCAGCGG GAGGGATATCAACAAAACTACAAGCGGGGAGCTGCCCAAGGACCTCGAGGTTTGTCTAGAGGAAATGCTCAAACAATGCGATCCTAA
- the caprin1a gene encoding caprin-1a isoform X1 — protein sequence MPSAMIGNSAVQSAISDQGSGSNSEAMKQVLGVIDKKVRNMEKKKSKLDDCRARKSKGEQLNQDQLDALTKYQEITNNLEFARELQKSFLALGQEIQKTVKKTARREQLQREEMEQRRLKTVLEFQFLLDQLGDENVRQDLKRPDASGSPLLTDADLTTLDELYKLVGPDRNYDVRLTEQYEEASVHLWELLEGRDKAVAGTTYKSLKATLDKVLQSGYFDRAQTHQNGTCEEEEEQQEEQTVVTESNGGKQPSEPEGTATEKYTEQIQVETTEFVNRQFIPETTYSSADKDQVEEWTVEAQLVNSLQHQPPAQLVVEPTVTANHGTPPPAADPVVRKQAVQDLMAQMQGTYNFMQDSMLEFDGQALDPAIVSAQPMKPVQTVDLQQMGCPSVHSESRLPQTSVVSGPQESSQASMSLSSELSPAPCSLSSAFPPVSKPTHTGGINVNAAPFQSVQAVFNLNAPVPPATDSQADPLKQPSQFPGGYGQGFSSQSESSVNQPDIPQETLQSVVGGFQPQDQVMPSAGSHEDSSPGAGFGQSGQSFYNSRAVPRGGPRNSRGMMNGYRGSSNGFRGGYDGYRPPFSNAPSSGYGQTQFNTSRDYSSNTYQREGYQQNYKRGAAQGPRGLSRGNAQTMRS from the exons ATGCCTTCAGCGATGATTGGCAACAGTGCTGTCCAGTCTGCCATTTCAGACCAGGGAAGTGGAAGTAATTCTGAGGCTATGAAGCAGGTTCTTGGAGTGATCGACAAGAAGGTTCGCaatatggaaaagaaaaag TCCAAACTGGATGATTGTCGGGCAAGGAAGAGTAAGGGAGAACAACTGAATCAGGATCAGCTG GATGCCTTGACAAAGTACCAAGAGATCACCAACAACCTTGAGTTTGCTCGAGAACTGCAGAAGAGCTTTCTGGCTTTGGGCCAAGAG ATTCAAAAGACAGTGAAGAAGACTGCGAGGCgggagcagctgcagagggaggagatgGAACAACGGCGGCTGAAGACAGTTTTGgagtttcagtttttactggACCAGTTGGGGGATGAGAACGTCAGGCAGGACCTTAAACGGCCTGATGCCTCTGGTTCCCCTTTGCTCACTGACGCTGACCTCACAACACTAGATGAGTTGTACAAACTTGTGGGACCTGATAGGAACTATGATGTCAG GTTGACTGAACAATATGAAGAGGCCTCAGTACACTTGTGGGAACTACTTGAGGGCCGAGACAAGGCTGTGGCAGGGAccacat ACAAGTCACTGAAGGCCACTCTGGACAAAGTGCTGCAGAGTGGTTACTTTGACAGAGCACAGACTCATCAGAATGGGAcgtgtgaggaggaggaggaacaacAAGAGGAGCAGACTGTTGTGACTGAGTCTAATGGTGGGAAGCAGCCATCAGAACCAG AAGGAACAGCTACTGAAAAATACACAGAGCAAATTCAAGTGGAAACCACAGAG tttgtaaacagacaGTTCATTCCAGAAACTACATACAGCAGTGCAGACAAAGACCAAGTGGAGGAGTGGACAGTGGAGGCACAG TTGGTGAATTCCCTCCAGCACCAGCCTCCTGCCCAGCTGGTTGTAGAACCAACCGTTACTGCGAACCATGGCACTCCCCCTCCAGCTGCTGATCCAGTGGTGAGGAAGCAGGCAGTGCAAGATCTTATGGCCCAGATGcaagggacatacaactttatgCAG GACTCCATGTTGGAGTTTGACGGCCAGGCTCTGGACCCAGCCATCGTGTCCGCTCAGCCGATGAAGCCTGTGCAGACTGTTGACCTGCAGCAGATGGGCTGCCCTTCAG TCCACTCAGAGTCCAGACTTCCTCAAACAAGTGTAGTATCTGGACCACAGGAATCCTCACAA GCCTCGATGTCTCTATCGTCTGAGCTATCCCCTGCCCCATGCTCCCTGTCCTCTGCTTTTCCACCTGTCTCCAAACCCACCCATACTGGAGGCATCAATGTCAACGCTGCACCCTTCCAGTCAGTGCAAGCG GTATTTAATCTGAATGCACCCGTACCTCCAGCCACTGACAGCCAAGCAGATCCTCTGAAGCAGCCCAGCCAGTTTCCTGGTGGCTATGGACAAGGATTCAGCAGCCAGTCAGAGAGTTCTGTAAACCAGCCTGACATCCCACAGGAGACATTACAGTCGG TTGTTGGTGGGTTCCAGCCCCAAGACCAGGTCATGCCATCAGCAGGAAGCCATGAAGATTCCTCTCCAGGTGCAGGGTTCGGACAGTCAGGTCAGTCTTTTTACAACAGTAGGGCTGTGCCCAGAGGTGGACCCAGGAACAGCCGTGGCATGATGAATGGATACCGGGGCTCCTCCAATGGATTTAGAG GTGGATATGACGGCTATCGCCCTCCTTTCTCAAATGCTCCCAGCAGTGGTTATGGTCAAACCCAATTTAACACGTCTCGGGACTATTCCAGTAACACCTACCAGCGG GAGGGATATCAACAAAACTACAAGCGGGGAGCTGCCCAAGGACCTCGAGGTTTGTCTAGAGGAAATGCTCAAACAATGCGATCCTAA